The DNA sequence GAGCTGACCACCACGCGGGTGCTTCCCGCGCTGGCCGCCCTGGTCGCGTCCGGTCTCCGCCTGCGCGTGACGTTCGGCCTGGCCGACGACCTCCTCGCCGGCCTCGCGCAACGCCGCTACGACCTGGTCGTCTCCACGATCCGCCCCCGCCGCCGCGGCCTGGCGGCCACCCCGCTGACCGACGAGGAGTTCGTCCTGGTCGGCCCCCGCGGCTTCGACGGCGACCCCCGCACCGCGCCCCTGGTGGCCTACGCCGAGGACCTGCCGATCATCCGCCGCTACTGGCGTTCGGTACTGGGCGTCCGCCCACCGCCCGGCCCCGCGGTGGTCGTGCCGGACCTGCGCGGCGTCCTGACGTGCGTGCTGGCCGGGTTCGGCGTGAGCGTGCTGCCGCGGTACCTGTGCGCGGCGGAGCTGGCTTCGGGCTCGCTGGTCGCGTTGCTGGAGCCGGAGGAACCCCCGATCAACACGCTCTTCGCGGTCACCCGCGCGGAGCCCTGCCGGGCGGGCCCCGCGGCGGTGCGGGACGCACTGCTCGCGGACGCCGCCCGCTGGTGACTCAG is a window from the Amycolatopsis sp. cg9 genome containing:
- a CDS encoding LysR family transcriptional regulator; the encoded protein is MRTFLAVHRAGSLTGAAPSLGLSQPTVTAQVRALEEQLGQQLFVRRARGVTPTSAADELAARIAPHVDALAVVAVGDDPFAAPVHLAGPAELTTTRVLPALAALVASGLRLRVTFGLADDLLAGLAQRRYDLVVSTIRPRRRGLAATPLTDEEFVLVGPRGFDGDPRTAPLVAYAEDLPIIRRYWRSVLGVRPPPGPAVVVPDLRGVLTCVLAGFGVSVLPRYLCAAELASGSLVALLEPEEPPINTLFAVTRAEPCRAGPAAVRDALLADAARW